One Streptomyces sp. NBC_01217 genomic region harbors:
- the pepN gene encoding aminopeptidase N, which produces MPGTNLTREEAQERARLLTVDAYEIDLDLSGAQEGGTYRSVTTVRFDSAEAGAETFIDLVAPAVHEVELNGRALDVAAVFRDSRITLPHLVAGSNELKVVADCSYTNTGEGLHRFVDPVDQQAYLYTQFEVPDARRVFASFEQPDLKATFQFTVKAPEGWTVISNSPTPEPQDNVWSFEPTPRISSYITALIVGPYHSVHSSYERDGQSVPLGVYCRPSLAEFLDADEIFDVTRQGFDWFQEKFDYDYPFAKYDQLFVPEFNAGAMENAGAVTIRDQYVFRSKVTDAAYERRAETILHELAHMWFGDLVTMEWWNDLWLNESFATYTSVACQAYAQGSKWPNSWTTFANSEKTWAYRQDQLPSTHPIMADISDLDDVLVNFDGITYAKGASVLKQLVAYVGMDEFFKGVQAYFKAHAFGNTRLPDLLGALEETSGRDLKTWSKAWLETAGINILRPEITTDEDGRVTSFTVLQEAPALPAGAKGEPTLRPHRIAIGCYDIDTDDSGKLVRTNRIELDVDGARTTVPFPAGTARPAVILLNDDDLSYAKVRLDEESLRVVTEHLGDFAESLPRALCWASAWDMTRDGELATRDYLSLVLSGIGKETDIGVVQSLHRQVKMALDLYAAPEWREAGLTQWTEATLAHLRAAEPGSDHQLAWARAFAATARTPQQTDLLQSLLDGKETVEGLAVDTELRWAFVERLAATGLLEEDEIAAESERDKTAAGERHAATARAARPTEEAKAEAWASVVDSDKLPNSLQEAVIAGFVQTDQRELLAPYTEKFFAAVKGVWESRSHEMAQQIAVGLYPALQVSQATLDATDAWLSSTEPTAALRRLTSESRSGVERALKAQAADAAASA; this is translated from the coding sequence GTGCCTGGCACGAATCTGACCCGCGAAGAGGCACAGGAGCGGGCGCGCCTGCTGACCGTGGACGCGTACGAGATCGATCTCGACCTCTCCGGAGCGCAGGAGGGTGGCACCTACCGGTCCGTCACCACCGTGCGCTTCGACTCCGCCGAAGCCGGTGCGGAGACCTTCATCGACCTGGTCGCCCCCGCGGTGCACGAGGTCGAGCTGAACGGCAGGGCGCTGGATGTCGCGGCCGTGTTCCGTGACTCGCGCATCACGCTCCCGCATCTGGTCGCGGGCTCCAACGAGCTGAAGGTCGTCGCCGACTGCTCGTACACCAACACGGGCGAGGGCCTGCACCGCTTCGTCGACCCGGTCGACCAGCAGGCGTACCTCTACACCCAGTTCGAGGTGCCGGACGCGCGCCGCGTCTTCGCGAGCTTCGAACAGCCCGACCTGAAGGCGACGTTCCAGTTCACGGTGAAGGCGCCGGAGGGCTGGACGGTCATCTCGAACTCGCCGACGCCCGAGCCGCAGGACAACGTCTGGTCCTTCGAGCCGACGCCGCGCATCTCGTCGTACATCACGGCCCTGATCGTCGGCCCGTACCACTCGGTGCACAGCAGTTACGAGAGGGACGGCCAGTCCGTTCCGCTCGGCGTCTACTGCCGCCCGTCGCTGGCCGAGTTCCTCGACGCGGACGAGATCTTCGACGTGACGCGGCAGGGCTTCGACTGGTTCCAGGAGAAGTTCGACTACGACTACCCGTTCGCCAAGTACGACCAGCTGTTCGTCCCGGAGTTCAACGCGGGCGCGATGGAGAACGCGGGCGCGGTCACCATCCGCGACCAGTACGTGTTCCGCTCGAAGGTGACGGACGCGGCGTACGAGCGGCGTGCGGAGACCATCCTGCACGAGCTGGCGCACATGTGGTTCGGCGACCTCGTCACCATGGAGTGGTGGAACGACCTGTGGCTGAACGAGTCGTTCGCCACGTACACCTCGGTCGCCTGCCAGGCGTACGCGCAGGGCTCGAAGTGGCCGAACTCCTGGACCACGTTCGCCAACTCCGAGAAGACCTGGGCCTACCGCCAGGACCAGCTGCCGTCCACGCACCCGATCATGGCGGACATCAGCGATCTGGACGATGTGCTGGTCAACTTCGACGGGATCACCTACGCCAAGGGCGCCTCGGTCCTGAAGCAGCTGGTGGCGTACGTCGGCATGGACGAGTTCTTCAAGGGCGTCCAGGCGTACTTCAAGGCGCACGCGTTCGGCAACACCCGTCTTCCCGACCTGCTGGGCGCGCTGGAGGAGACCTCCGGCCGCGACCTGAAGACCTGGTCGAAGGCGTGGCTGGAGACGGCGGGCATCAACATCCTGCGCCCGGAGATCACCACGGACGAGGACGGCCGCGTCACGTCGTTCACGGTCCTCCAGGAGGCCCCGGCCCTGCCCGCCGGTGCGAAGGGCGAGCCGACGCTGCGGCCGCACCGCATCGCCATTGGCTGCTATGACATCGACACCGACGACTCCGGCAAGCTGGTCCGTACGAACCGGATCGAGCTGGACGTCGACGGCGCGCGCACGACCGTGCCGTTCCCGGCCGGTACCGCCCGCCCCGCCGTGATCCTGCTCAACGACGACGACCTCTCGTACGCGAAGGTCCGGCTCGACGAGGAGTCGCTGCGCGTCGTCACCGAGCACCTCGGCGACTTCGCGGAGTCCCTCCCCCGCGCCCTGTGCTGGGCCTCCGCCTGGGACATGACCCGCGACGGCGAGCTGGCGACCCGGGACTACCTCTCCCTGGTGCTCTCCGGCATCGGCAAGGAGACGGACATCGGCGTCGTCCAGTCGCTGCACCGTCAGGTGAAGATGGCACTGGACCTGTACGCGGCGCCGGAGTGGCGCGAGGCCGGGCTGACGCAGTGGACCGAGGCCACGCTCGCGCACCTGCGCGCCGCGGAGCCGGGCAGCGACCACCAGCTGGCCTGGGCCCGCGCCTTCGCGGCTACGGCCCGCACCCCGCAGCAGACGGACCTGCTGCAGTCGCTGCTCGACGGCAAGGAGACGGTCGAGGGCCTGGCCGTCGACACCGAGCTGCGCTGGGCGTTCGTCGAGCGGCTCGCCGCGACCGGTCTGCTCGAAGAGGACGAGATCGCCGCCGAGTCCGAGCGCGACAAGACGGCGGCGGGCGAGCGCCACGCGGCGACCGCCCGCGCGGCGCGCCCCACCGAGGAGGCGAAGGCGGAGGCGTGGGCCTCGGTCGTCGACTCCGACAAGCTGCCGAACTCCCTCCAGGAGGCGGTCATCGCCGGCTTCGTCCAGACCGACCAGCGCGAGCTGCTGGCCCCGTACACGGAGAAGTTCTTCGCGGCGGTCAAGGGCGTCTGGGAGTCGCGCAGCCATGAGATGGCGCAGCAGATCGCGGTCGGCCTCTACCCGGCCCTCCAGGTCTCGCAGGCCACCCTCGACGCCACGGACGCCTGGCTGTCCTCGACGGAGCCGACCGCGGCCCTGCGCCGGCTGACGTCCGAGTCGCGTTCGGGCGTGGAGCGCGCGCTCAAGGCCCAGGCGGCCGACGCGGCGGCTTCCGCGTAG